The proteins below come from a single Nocardioides eburneiflavus genomic window:
- a CDS encoding M91 family zinc metallopeptidase yields MSGAGVWDLAARPDALDAAAQAWLGMAERVDEAATSVNNRASGVLGSWEGESATSYDAHRRTLVTSVDEATNSAARVSTALQRAAGSLRKAQADLDASWASVSDIPSVVGGGTVTFQPRDDAEATRARTAIDRADEVRARLDAELAEDAAALTAATELWEQTAAQWASIADGSTDGFTVPSGSGDVGIIVVGDRVIVNGTDGDDDISVTVDPVTGEQTVVVNGVAHTVPAGQEVVVRGGDGNDTITVPHGGGISFTLIGSSGRDDLTGGDGDGDDTLLGLDDDDNIDAGAGDDRVSGGAGQDYLNGQGGDDRVSGGEGRDTLYGLGDDDTLSGGAEQDYLEGGTGNDALSGGHGGDVLSGGDGDDTLHGGAGADVSYAGRGTDTTHGGTGPDTANSEAGDAHYGVESTVTIEIPDGLAGIRIEGSPEFVERVEADLQLLASSPEGQQMIANLQQHIEDGPDTLTIREYHNPADPDNSTASTDGTNSVINYNTRLDDFRGAPPVVVLYHEFAHVYDYMNDTFDSTTYSGDDTTDHGIRQGERQATGLPIDHDHDPSTPEVIDPDHDLGLTENGLRDEMGLPDREHYG; encoded by the coding sequence ATGAGCGGCGCCGGCGTCTGGGACCTTGCTGCGAGGCCGGACGCGCTCGACGCCGCAGCGCAGGCGTGGCTCGGGATGGCCGAGCGCGTGGACGAGGCCGCGACCTCGGTGAACAACCGTGCCAGTGGCGTGCTCGGCTCGTGGGAGGGCGAGAGCGCGACCTCGTACGACGCCCACCGACGGACGCTGGTGACCTCCGTCGACGAGGCCACCAACTCCGCGGCACGGGTGTCGACCGCGCTGCAGCGTGCCGCGGGCTCGCTGCGCAAGGCGCAGGCCGACCTCGACGCGTCCTGGGCGAGCGTCTCCGACATCCCCTCCGTCGTCGGAGGCGGGACCGTGACCTTCCAGCCACGTGACGACGCCGAGGCGACTCGCGCCCGTACGGCCATCGACCGCGCCGACGAGGTCCGGGCCAGGCTCGACGCCGAGCTCGCCGAGGACGCAGCCGCGTTGACCGCGGCCACCGAGCTCTGGGAGCAGACGGCCGCGCAGTGGGCGTCGATCGCGGACGGCAGCACCGACGGGTTCACCGTCCCGTCCGGGTCCGGTGACGTCGGGATCATCGTCGTCGGCGACCGCGTGATCGTGAACGGCACCGACGGCGACGACGACATCTCGGTCACCGTCGACCCGGTCACCGGGGAGCAGACCGTCGTGGTCAACGGCGTCGCCCACACCGTCCCCGCAGGCCAGGAGGTCGTGGTCCGCGGCGGCGACGGCAACGACACGATCACGGTGCCGCACGGCGGCGGGATCAGCTTCACCCTGATCGGCAGCAGCGGTCGCGACGACCTCACCGGCGGCGACGGCGACGGCGACGACACCCTCCTCGGCCTCGACGACGACGACAACATCGACGCCGGCGCGGGCGATGATCGCGTGTCGGGCGGGGCCGGCCAGGACTACCTCAACGGGCAGGGCGGCGACGACCGGGTCTCCGGCGGCGAGGGACGCGACACCCTCTACGGGCTCGGTGACGACGACACCCTGAGCGGCGGCGCCGAGCAGGACTACCTCGAGGGCGGCACCGGCAACGACGCCCTGTCCGGTGGGCACGGCGGCGACGTGCTCTCCGGTGGCGACGGCGACGACACCCTCCACGGTGGCGCCGGCGCCGACGTCTCCTACGCCGGGCGCGGCACCGACACCACCCACGGCGGCACCGGGCCCGACACCGCCAACAGCGAGGCCGGCGACGCCCATTACGGTGTCGAGTCCACCGTCACCATCGAGATCCCCGACGGCCTCGCCGGCATCCGCATCGAGGGGAGCCCGGAGTTCGTCGAGCGGGTCGAGGCCGACCTGCAGCTGCTCGCGAGCTCGCCCGAGGGCCAGCAGATGATCGCGAACCTCCAGCAGCACATCGAGGACGGCCCCGACACGCTGACCATCCGCGAGTACCACAACCCCGCCGACCCCGACAACAGCACGGCGTCGACCGACGGCACGAACTCCGTGATCAACTACAACACCCGGCTCGACGACTTCCGCGGGGCGCCGCCGGTGGTGGTGCTCTACCACGAGTTCGCGCACGTCTACGACTACATGAACGACACCTTCGACTCGACGACCTACTCCGGCGACGACACGACGGACCACGGCATCCGGCAGGGCGAGCGCCAGGCCACCGGTCTGCCGATCGACCACGACCACGACCCGTCGACGCCCGAGGTCATCGACCCCGACCACGACCTCGGGCTCACCGAGAACGGACTGCGCGACGAGATGGGCCTGCCCGACCGTGAGCACTACGGCTGA
- the purS gene encoding phosphoribosylformylglycinamidine synthase subunit PurS, which translates to MARYVVDVMPKPEILDPQGKAVLGALPRLGFAGVSDVRQGKRFEIELEGEPSDALLEEVRAMGEKLLSNPVIEDFEVHLQGEPEGEFA; encoded by the coding sequence GTGGCTCGTTACGTCGTCGATGTCATGCCCAAGCCCGAGATCCTCGATCCCCAGGGCAAGGCCGTCCTCGGCGCACTGCCGCGTCTCGGCTTCGCCGGGGTGAGCGACGTGCGCCAGGGCAAGCGGTTCGAGATCGAGCTCGAGGGCGAGCCGAGCGACGCCCTCCTCGAGGAGGTCCGGGCGATGGGGGAGAAGCTGCTCTCCAACCCGGTGATCGAGGACTTCGAGGTCCACCTGCAGGGCGAGCCCGAGGGCGAGTTCGCGTGA
- the purQ gene encoding phosphoribosylformylglycinamidine synthase subunit PurQ, with product MKVGVVTFPGSLDDVDARRAVTIGGNDAVALWHGDDDLQGVDAVVLPGGFSYGDYLRCGAISRFAPVMTSVVEAAGKGMPVLGICNGFQILCESHLLPGALIRNDHRKFVCRDQRLRIERVDTPWTSAYAPGAELTIVLKNGEGGFVADEPTLDMLEGEGRVVARYLDDNPNGSLRDIAGISNERGNVVGLMPHPEHAVEDLTGPGTDGLGFFTSLASTVFA from the coding sequence GTGAAGGTCGGCGTCGTCACCTTCCCCGGCTCGCTCGACGACGTCGACGCGCGCCGCGCGGTCACGATCGGCGGCAACGACGCCGTCGCGCTCTGGCACGGCGACGACGACCTCCAGGGCGTCGACGCGGTCGTGCTGCCGGGCGGCTTCTCCTACGGCGACTACCTCCGCTGCGGGGCCATCTCGCGCTTCGCGCCGGTGATGACGTCGGTCGTCGAGGCGGCCGGCAAGGGCATGCCCGTGCTCGGCATCTGCAACGGGTTCCAGATCCTCTGCGAGTCGCACCTCCTGCCCGGCGCGCTCATCCGCAACGACCACCGCAAGTTCGTCTGCCGCGACCAGCGCCTGCGCATCGAGCGCGTCGACACCCCGTGGACGTCGGCCTACGCCCCCGGTGCCGAGCTCACCATCGTGCTCAAGAACGGTGAGGGCGGCTTCGTCGCCGACGAGCCCACCCTCGACATGCTCGAGGGGGAGGGGCGCGTCGTCGCGCGCTACCTCGACGACAACCCCAACGGCTCGCTGCGCGACATCGCCGGCATCTCCAACGAGCGCGGCAACGTCGTCGGCCTGATGCCGCACCCCGAGCACGCCGTCGAGGACCTCACCGGTCCCGGCACCGACGGGCTCGGCTTCTTCACCTCGCTCGCCTCCACCGTCTTCGCATGA
- a CDS encoding DUF3817 domain-containing protein, which produces MSPRRLHRGAAVAEAITWALLLTGMFLKYVTETTELGVQVFGMVHGVVFIAYCLATGLLSVDQRWPVSRLALGLGAAVPPFATVPFERYAERTGLLGDTWRLRTETPSGLLEKLAAWLLRRPAQGALVGLVAVLGLTGVALLVGPPV; this is translated from the coding sequence ATGAGCCCTCGCCGCCTCCACCGCGGTGCCGCCGTCGCCGAGGCGATCACCTGGGCGCTGCTGCTGACCGGGATGTTCCTGAAGTACGTCACGGAGACCACCGAGCTCGGCGTACAGGTCTTCGGCATGGTGCACGGCGTCGTGTTCATCGCCTACTGCCTGGCCACGGGGCTGCTGTCGGTCGACCAGCGGTGGCCGGTCAGCCGACTCGCCCTGGGGCTCGGCGCTGCGGTGCCGCCCTTCGCGACCGTGCCCTTCGAGCGGTACGCCGAGCGCACCGGCCTGCTGGGTGACACGTGGCGGCTGCGCACCGAGACGCCGAGCGGGCTGCTCGAGAAGCTCGCCGCCTGGTTGCTCCGCCGCCCCGCGCAGGGTGCGCTCGTGGGTCTGGTCGCCGTGCTCGGCCTGACCGGCGTCGCGCTGCTCGTCGGTCCGCCGGTCTGA
- a CDS encoding glycoside hydrolase domain-containing protein yields the protein MRRLVLAALSLVLVVPAYASSPAAAEGEPGATGVTDTSARKLASQRQVALATPGDFTGYGFDQCLAPTQAAMDRWWKKSPFSAVGIYISGDSRACRSQPNLSPTWVAAQVARGWRLLPIALGPQASCQPRFPRYKDDFKISPKPAGGYAVAAAQGATEADKNAADAMAYGIGPGSTIWYDLEGFNLGDTHCRESALVFTSAWVTRIKALGYVAGFYSSASSGIKMLDDARRLRPGQFALPDRIWIARWDGVANTSTTYIPEDGWRPGGRMKQFRGGHNETWGGVTINIDSNFIDLGAGSLPRPEGRCPGTRLGFWKYPALSPGSARTTRVKVLQCLLTEQGTYSGPISGAYDAATIAGARAWQAARKFTPTDTFAKRHWVALLSAGPRTTVKRGSVDESVHRLQRALNAAGAGRFRASGVFDAKTEKALRTYQSRLRIGVSGVATPRTWNKLQQGR from the coding sequence ATGCGTCGCCTCGTCCTCGCTGCCCTCTCGCTCGTCCTCGTCGTGCCCGCGTACGCGTCGTCGCCCGCCGCTGCCGAGGGCGAGCCCGGTGCCACCGGCGTGACCGACACCAGCGCCCGCAAGCTCGCCTCCCAGCGCCAGGTCGCGCTGGCCACCCCGGGCGACTTCACCGGCTACGGCTTCGACCAGTGCCTGGCCCCCACCCAGGCGGCGATGGACCGGTGGTGGAAGAAGTCGCCGTTCTCGGCCGTCGGCATCTACATCTCCGGCGACTCGCGGGCCTGCCGGTCGCAGCCCAACCTCAGCCCCACCTGGGTCGCCGCCCAGGTCGCCCGCGGGTGGCGGCTGCTGCCGATCGCCCTGGGCCCGCAGGCCTCGTGCCAGCCGCGGTTCCCGCGCTACAAGGACGACTTCAAGATCAGCCCCAAGCCCGCCGGCGGCTATGCCGTCGCCGCCGCGCAGGGCGCGACCGAGGCCGACAAGAACGCCGCCGACGCGATGGCGTACGGCATCGGACCGGGCAGCACGATCTGGTACGACCTCGAGGGCTTCAACCTCGGCGACACCCACTGCCGCGAGTCGGCCCTCGTGTTCACCAGCGCGTGGGTGACCCGGATCAAGGCGCTGGGCTACGTGGCCGGCTTCTACTCCAGCGCCAGCTCGGGCATCAAGATGCTCGACGACGCGCGCCGCCTGCGTCCGGGCCAGTTCGCCCTGCCGGACCGCATCTGGATCGCCCGCTGGGACGGCGTCGCTAACACGTCGACGACCTACATCCCCGAGGACGGCTGGCGACCGGGCGGTCGGATGAAGCAGTTCCGCGGCGGCCACAACGAGACGTGGGGCGGCGTCACGATCAACATCGACAGCAACTTCATCGACCTCGGTGCCGGCTCGCTCCCCCGGCCGGAGGGACGCTGCCCGGGCACCCGGCTCGGCTTCTGGAAGTACCCGGCGCTGTCCCCCGGGTCGGCGAGGACCACCCGGGTCAAGGTGCTGCAGTGCCTGCTCACCGAGCAGGGCACCTACTCAGGCCCGATCAGCGGGGCGTACGACGCCGCGACGATCGCCGGGGCGCGGGCCTGGCAGGCGGCGCGGAAGTTCACGCCGACCGACACCTTCGCGAAGCGGCACTGGGTCGCGCTGCTGTCGGCCGGCCCGCGTACGACGGTCAAGCGCGGGTCCGTCGACGAGTCGGTGCACCGGCTGCAGCGGGCGCTCAACGCGGCCGGCGCGGGACGGTTCCGGGCGAGCGGCGTCTTCGACGCGAAGACCGAGAAGGCGCTGCGGACCTACCAGTCACGCCTGCGGATCGGGGTGTCCGGGGTGGCGACGCCGCGGACCTGGAACAAGCTGCAGCAGGGTCGCTGA
- a CDS encoding WXG100 family type VII secretion target: MRGALTVPANPWELRADVRPLEAAAERWSELGALMARRGDDLVEAARRATEGWDAAAAESFAEHRREVLANLDRFTSLAAQISSSLRAVSAVFTSSQKELDQAWTTVAMVPHEKVGESRHLVFRPSEDDDRSKVARGQAETEEIRRRLTLALDQESARLRSARAELVTVRTELMTLTSGRFPGILGPAHEVSGVGSGPGSTSVRGASQAGVSALPPIAPLSVSMPDLTGISSSGPSPYAPAAAAAALRGAAAKRASQTTAPPIGGMGAGAVAARAGAMSRGMASGRSGPSRMPTPRLERTSSEESAARAARDKEAVKEAAREAKRAALEEKRAERAARKAEREAEREKAQHHDEVELDTELLDTGDDVAGTDHVDGADLAPRRPVIEVVHEPAPDADHGGGRR, from the coding sequence ATGCGGGGGGCGCTGACCGTGCCGGCCAACCCGTGGGAGCTGCGCGCCGACGTGCGGCCGCTCGAGGCCGCCGCCGAGCGCTGGAGCGAGCTCGGCGCCCTGATGGCGCGCCGCGGCGACGACCTCGTCGAGGCTGCTCGACGTGCCACCGAGGGCTGGGACGCGGCGGCCGCCGAGAGCTTCGCCGAGCACCGCCGCGAGGTCCTCGCCAACCTCGACCGGTTCACCTCGCTCGCCGCGCAGATCTCCAGCTCCCTGCGGGCCGTCAGCGCGGTCTTCACCTCCTCGCAGAAGGAGCTCGACCAGGCGTGGACCACCGTGGCGATGGTCCCCCACGAGAAGGTCGGCGAGTCGCGCCACCTCGTCTTCAGGCCGTCCGAGGACGACGACCGCAGCAAGGTCGCGCGCGGGCAGGCCGAGACCGAGGAGATCCGCCGGCGCCTCACCCTGGCGCTCGACCAGGAGAGCGCCCGGCTCCGCTCGGCGCGAGCCGAGCTCGTCACGGTGCGCACCGAGCTGATGACGCTGACCAGCGGCCGGTTCCCCGGCATCCTCGGCCCCGCCCACGAGGTGTCCGGCGTCGGCTCCGGGCCCGGGTCGACCTCCGTGCGCGGGGCCTCCCAGGCAGGCGTGTCCGCCCTGCCACCGATCGCCCCCCTCTCGGTGTCCATGCCGGACCTGACCGGGATCTCCTCGTCCGGCCCGAGTCCGTACGCCCCGGCTGCTGCTGCCGCGGCCCTGCGCGGTGCTGCGGCCAAGCGGGCGAGCCAGACGACGGCCCCGCCCATCGGTGGGATGGGCGCCGGGGCCGTGGCCGCCCGAGCGGGCGCGATGTCGCGGGGGATGGCGAGTGGGCGCAGCGGACCGTCGCGGATGCCCACGCCACGGCTCGAACGCACCTCGTCCGAGGAGTCCGCCGCGCGCGCCGCCCGCGACAAGGAGGCCGTCAAGGAGGCGGCCAGGGAGGCCAAGCGTGCCGCGCTCGAGGAGAAGCGCGCCGAGCGCGCGGCCCGCAAGGCCGAGCGGGAGGCCGAGCGCGAGAAGGCCCAGCACCACGACGAGGTTGAGCTCGACACCGAGCTCCTCGACACAGGCGACGACGTCGCCGGGACCGACCACGTCGACGGCGCTGACCTCGCTCCGCGACGGCCGGTCATCGAGGTCGTCCACGAGCCGGCGCCCGACGCGGACCACGGCGGCGGTCGCCGGTAG
- the purL gene encoding phosphoribosylformylglycinamidine synthase subunit PurL: MALAATDAEREQPWADLGLKADEYARIREILGRRPTSSELAMYSVMWSEHCSYKSTKVHLKQFGEIPQETPVGKMLAGIGENAGVLDIGQGYAVTFKVESHNHPSFVEPYQGAATGVGGIVRDILAMGARPVAVMDPLRFGPLDAPDTARVLPGIVAGVGGYGNCLGLPNIGGEAVFDETYAGNPLVNALCVGVLRHEDLHLAKASGAGNQVVLYGARTGGDGIGGVSVLASETFDETGPAKRPSVQVGDPFMEKLLIECTLELFAAGVIAGIQDLGGAGLSCATSELASAGDGGMHVELDRVPLRDSTLAPEEILMSESQERMMAVVEPADVDAFMAICDKWDVEAVVVGEVTDTGRLHIDWHGERVVDVPPRSVAHDGPTYHRPYARPDWQDALQADGAEALARPSSGAELRETLLRLVASPNLCDKSWITDQYDRYVQGNTVLAQPADSGMVRVDPETDLGVSVSTDCNGRFAKLDPYTGAQLALAESFRNVATGGARPLAVSDCLNFGSPEDPAVMWQFAEACRGLKDACLELGIPVTGGNVSLYNQTGETAILPTPVVAVLGVIDDVTRRTPTGFVAEGERVYLLGETREELSGSEWAHVVHDHLGGLPPALDLAAEQALASLLQDAARDGVVTSAHDLSDGGLAQALTESTFARDIGVSVSLAAVSDDAFVALFSESTARVLVTVTDEQADALVALAQRHGVPVVPLGRTGGDTISVEGAFDLPVAEAKAAWRATLPAVLGS; the protein is encoded by the coding sequence GTGGCACTCGCGGCCACCGACGCCGAGCGCGAGCAGCCGTGGGCCGACCTCGGGCTGAAGGCCGACGAGTACGCCCGGATCCGCGAGATCCTCGGCCGTCGCCCGACCAGCTCGGAGCTGGCGATGTACTCGGTGATGTGGAGCGAGCACTGCTCCTACAAGTCCACCAAGGTGCACCTCAAGCAGTTCGGCGAGATCCCCCAGGAGACGCCGGTCGGCAAGATGCTGGCCGGCATCGGCGAGAACGCGGGCGTGCTCGACATCGGCCAGGGCTACGCCGTGACCTTCAAGGTCGAGAGCCACAACCACCCGTCCTTCGTCGAGCCCTACCAGGGTGCGGCCACGGGCGTGGGCGGCATCGTGCGCGACATCCTCGCGATGGGCGCCCGCCCGGTCGCGGTGATGGACCCGCTGCGCTTCGGCCCGCTCGACGCTCCCGACACCGCGCGCGTGCTGCCCGGGATCGTCGCCGGCGTCGGCGGCTACGGCAACTGCCTCGGCCTGCCCAACATCGGCGGCGAGGCCGTCTTCGACGAGACCTATGCCGGCAACCCGCTGGTCAACGCGCTCTGCGTCGGCGTGCTCCGCCACGAGGACCTCCACCTCGCCAAGGCGTCCGGCGCCGGCAACCAGGTGGTGCTCTACGGAGCCCGTACGGGCGGTGACGGCATCGGCGGTGTCTCGGTGCTGGCCTCGGAGACCTTCGACGAGACGGGCCCGGCCAAGCGCCCGAGCGTGCAGGTGGGCGACCCCTTCATGGAGAAGCTGCTCATCGAGTGCACGCTCGAGCTCTTCGCCGCCGGCGTGATCGCCGGCATCCAGGACCTCGGCGGCGCCGGGCTCTCGTGCGCCACCTCCGAGCTGGCCTCGGCGGGTGACGGCGGCATGCACGTCGAGCTCGACCGGGTGCCGCTGCGCGACTCGACGCTCGCTCCCGAGGAGATCCTCATGAGCGAGTCGCAGGAGCGGATGATGGCCGTCGTCGAGCCCGCCGACGTCGACGCCTTCATGGCGATCTGCGACAAGTGGGACGTCGAGGCCGTCGTCGTCGGGGAGGTCACCGACACCGGGCGCCTCCACATCGACTGGCACGGCGAGCGTGTCGTCGACGTGCCCCCGCGGTCGGTGGCCCACGACGGCCCGACCTACCACCGCCCGTACGCCCGCCCGGACTGGCAGGACGCCCTCCAGGCCGACGGTGCCGAGGCGCTGGCCCGTCCCTCGTCCGGTGCGGAGCTGCGCGAGACCCTGCTGCGCCTGGTCGCCTCCCCGAACCTGTGCGACAAGTCGTGGATCACCGACCAGTACGACCGCTACGTCCAGGGCAACACCGTCCTTGCGCAGCCGGCCGACTCCGGGATGGTCCGCGTCGACCCCGAGACCGACCTCGGTGTCTCGGTCTCCACCGACTGCAACGGCCGCTTCGCCAAGCTCGACCCCTACACCGGGGCTCAGCTCGCCCTGGCCGAGTCCTTCCGCAACGTCGCCACCGGTGGTGCCCGCCCGCTCGCGGTCTCCGACTGCCTCAACTTCGGCTCGCCCGAGGACCCGGCGGTGATGTGGCAGTTCGCCGAGGCCTGCCGCGGCCTCAAGGACGCGTGCCTCGAGCTCGGCATCCCCGTCACCGGCGGCAACGTCAGCCTCTACAACCAGACCGGCGAGACGGCGATCCTGCCGACCCCGGTGGTCGCCGTCCTCGGCGTCATCGACGACGTCACCCGGCGTACGCCCACCGGCTTCGTGGCCGAGGGGGAGCGGGTGTACCTGCTCGGCGAGACCCGCGAGGAGCTGTCCGGCTCGGAGTGGGCCCACGTCGTCCACGACCACCTCGGCGGCCTGCCTCCGGCGCTCGACCTCGCCGCCGAGCAGGCGCTCGCCTCGCTGCTGCAGGACGCGGCGCGCGACGGCGTGGTCACCAGCGCCCACGACCTCTCCGACGGCGGCCTCGCGCAGGCGCTCACCGAGTCGACCTTCGCCCGCGACATCGGCGTCTCGGTGTCGCTCGCCGCGGTCTCGGACGACGCGTTCGTCGCGCTCTTCTCCGAGTCCACCGCCCGCGTGCTGGTGACGGTGACCGACGAGCAGGCCGACGCGCTGGTCGCGCTCGCCCAGCGCCACGGCGTACCGGTCGTCCCCCTCGGCCGCACCGGCGGCGACACGATCTCGGTCGAGGGCGCCTTCGACCTCCCGGTCGCCGAGGCCAAGGCCGCCTGGCGCGCGACGCTCCCGGCGGTCCTCGGCTCCTGA